Sequence from the Aromatoleum petrolei genome:
CCCTACGCGGAGGTGATCCGCGGCACCCCGCCCTTCATCGTGATCCTGCTGTTCGTGTCGGTGCTGCTGGTGCTGGTGCCGGACATCGCGCTGACGCTGCCGAAGCTCGCCTACCGCTGAACGGGAGAAGACCGTGCGCATCGACATCCTTCCCCGTCGCGACGACGCACCGACCGCCGCCGAGCGGGCCCGTGTGGGCCTGCTGGGCCTCGCGACCGACCTCAACAGCGAGGCGGACCTGCGGCGCATGCTGCCGGCCGACGTCGGGCTGTACTGCAACCGCATCCGGCATGCGAACCCGATGACGCTGGAGACGCTGCGCGGAGTCGCCGACGACCTGCCGCGCGCCGGGCGCGACTTGCTGCCGGGGCTGGAGCTCGACGTCGTCGTGTATGGCTGCACCTCGGGCACGATTGCGCTGGGCGAAGCCGAGACACTCGCACTGATCCGCCACGCGAAGCCCTCGCGTCACCAGACCACGCCGGTGACCGCGAGCCTCGCGGCCCTGGCGCGGCTGGGCGCGCGCCGCGTGTCCATCCTCACGCCCTACCGCGCGGACGTGAACCGCGCGCTCGGCGACTACTACGCGAGCCGCGGGCTGGAGGTGGTGAACGTGTCCGGTCTCGACATGGACGACGACTACGCGATGACGGCGCTCGCGCCCGCAACGATCGTCGAGGCGGGCCTGCGCGCGATGGCGCCCGAGGCCGACGCGCTGTTCGTCTCATGCACCGCGCTGCGCGCGAGCCTCGCCGTTGAGGCGCTGGAGGCTGCGCTCGGCCGCCCCGTGGTCACCAGCAACCAGGCGATCGTCTGGCACACGCTGGACCTCGTCGGCCTCACCGCGCGCGACGCGCCTGGCCGCCTCTTCGACACCCTCGAGGAACACATACCGCAATGAACCAGGACATTCGCCTGATCGACCTCTTCCAGGCCCGCCACCGCATCCGCGGCCACGTGCTGCACACGCCGCTCGCCGCCTCGACCAGCCTCACGCGCCGCGTCGGCGCGCCGGTGCATCTGAAGCTCGAATGCCGCCAGACCACCGGCAGCTTCAAGCTGCGCGGCGCGACCAACGCGCTGCTCGCGCTCGACGACGCGGCGCGCGCGCGCGGCGTGATCGGCGTCTCCACCGGCAACCACGGCCGCGCACTGGCCCATGCGGCGAAGCGGCTGGGCGTGCGCGCGGTGATCTGCATGTCGCGGCTGGTGCCGGCAAACAAGGTCGAGGCGATCCGCGCGCTCGGCGCCGAGGTGCATATCAGCGGCGCGAGCCAGGACGAGGCCGAGCTGGAGGTCGCGCGCCTGGTGCGCGAGGAAGGGCTCACGCTGCTGCCGCCCTTCGACCACCCCGACGTGATCGCCGGCCAGGGCACCGCCGGGCTGGAGATCCTCGACGATCTGCCGTCGGTCGACACCGTGCTCGTGCCGCTCTCCGGCGGGGGGCTGCTGGCCGGGGTCGCGCTGGCGATGAAGAGCGCCTCGCGCGACATCCGCGTCGTCGGCGTGACGATGGAGCGCGGCTGCGCCATGCACGCGAGCATCCAAGCCGGCCGCCCCGTGCAGGTCGAGGAGCTGGAGACGCTTGCCGATTCGCTCGGCGGCGGCATCGGGCTCGACAACCGCTACACCTTCCGCATGGCGCAGACACTGGTCGACGACACCGTGCTCGTGAGCGAGGCGGAGATCGCGGATGCGATCCGCCACGCGTACCGCGAGGAGCAGGTCATCGTCGAGGGCGCGGGCGCGGTCGGCATCGCCGCCCTGCTCGCCGGGCGCGTCGCCAATCCCGGCACGACCGCGGTCCTCGTGAGCGGCGCGAACATCGACATGGCGCTGCATCGGCGCCTGGTCTGCGAAGAATGGAACGCTGGAGGCACGTGAGCGCCACGTGAATCCAGCGAGCCCGCAACCGCCCGCCCCGACCGGCCATCGGGAGCGGGACCGAGTCAGGAGTACCCCATGATGGAACATTGGCGAGAGGCACTGGACGCAGTGCGCGGCGGGGAGTCGAAGTACAAGATCCTCGTGCAGGCGATCGCCGCCGACATCGAGAACGGTTCGCTCGCGGAGGGCACCCGCCTGCCGCCGCAGCGCGAGGTCAGCCAAAAGCTCGGCATCAGCGTGCAGACCGTCACCAACGCCTACAAGGAACTCGAGCAGCACGGCGTGATCCGGTGCGAGGTCGGGCGCGGCAGCTTCGTCGCGAAGCGCGTGACCGAGAAGGTCGCGAGCTACATGCTCGATCGCGCCGAGCGCTCGCTCGTCGATTTCTCGATCGCACGCATCGTGTACACGGAAGAGCATGACGCGGTCTGGCGCGAGACCTGCGCGGCGCTCGCGGCCCAACCCGACCAGCCGTGGATGCGCGCGTGCCGGCCGATCGCAGGCTTCGAGCATCACCGCGCCGCGGCCGTCGAATGGCTCGCGGGCCTCGGCATGAAGAGCTCGATCGAGACGCTGCTAATCACCAACGGCGCCTCGCATGCGCAGTTTCTCGCGCTCGCCTCGCTGGTGAGCCCGGGCGACACGGTGCTAACCGACAGCCTCACCGACCACGGCGTGATCGGCTCGGCGCAGGTGCTGGGTTTCACGCTGAAGGGCCTCGATTCGGACGAGTACGGCATCCAGCCCGACCACTTCGAGGACATGTGCGCCAACGAGCGCATCACTGCGCTGGTATGCACGCCCAACCTCAACAATCCGACCAGCAGCCTGATGCCGGACTCGCGCCGCCGCGCGATCGCGCGCATCGCCGAGCGCTACGGGGTGTATGTGATCGAGGACGACGTCTTCGGCCCGCTGCTCACGCAGCGCCCCGCGCCGATCACCAGTCACCTGCCGGAGCTGGGTTTTTACCTGACGAGCTTCACGAAGTCTTTGATGACGGGCCTGCGCACGGGCTACCTCGCCATGCCGCGGCGGCTGGCGCTGCGCGTCGAGAGCATCCTGCGCGTCAATAGCTGGATGGCCACGCCGCTGCTCGCCGAGGTCGCGACGCGCTGGATTGCCGACGGCACCGCCGAAC
This genomic interval carries:
- a CDS encoding maleate cis-trans isomerase family protein — protein: MRIDILPRRDDAPTAAERARVGLLGLATDLNSEADLRRMLPADVGLYCNRIRHANPMTLETLRGVADDLPRAGRDLLPGLELDVVVYGCTSGTIALGEAETLALIRHAKPSRHQTTPVTASLAALARLGARRVSILTPYRADVNRALGDYYASRGLEVVNVSGLDMDDDYAMTALAPATIVEAGLRAMAPEADALFVSCTALRASLAVEALEAALGRPVVTSNQAIVWHTLDLVGLTARDAPGRLFDTLEEHIPQ
- the eutB gene encoding hydroxyectoine utilization dehydratase EutB, coding for MNQDIRLIDLFQARHRIRGHVLHTPLAASTSLTRRVGAPVHLKLECRQTTGSFKLRGATNALLALDDAARARGVIGVSTGNHGRALAHAAKRLGVRAVICMSRLVPANKVEAIRALGAEVHISGASQDEAELEVARLVREEGLTLLPPFDHPDVIAGQGTAGLEILDDLPSVDTVLVPLSGGGLLAGVALAMKSASRDIRVVGVTMERGCAMHASIQAGRPVQVEELETLADSLGGGIGLDNRYTFRMAQTLVDDTVLVSEAEIADAIRHAYREEQVIVEGAGAVGIAALLAGRVANPGTTAVLVSGANIDMALHRRLVCEEWNAGGT
- a CDS encoding PLP-dependent aminotransferase family protein, with the translated sequence MMEHWREALDAVRGGESKYKILVQAIAADIENGSLAEGTRLPPQREVSQKLGISVQTVTNAYKELEQHGVIRCEVGRGSFVAKRVTEKVASYMLDRAERSLVDFSIARIVYTEEHDAVWRETCAALAAQPDQPWMRACRPIAGFEHHRAAAVEWLAGLGMKSSIETLLITNGASHAQFLALASLVSPGDTVLTDSLTDHGVIGSAQVLGFTLKGLDSDEYGIQPDHFEDMCANERITALVCTPNLNNPTSSLMPDSRRRAIARIAERYGVYVIEDDVFGPLLTQRPAPITSHLPELGFYLTSFTKSLMTGLRTGYLAMPRRLALRVESILRVNSWMATPLLAEVATRWIADGTAEHLVQVQRECLALRHKMVEEHLGEFAISNHPCSLSTWVGIPGHWQLDSLVQQLRHRLVAVTSPDPFLVLGAPRPNAIRLCLGAEGSDVRINGALGTIASVFRQYPQVHDYL